A window of Candidatus Saccharibacteria bacterium oral taxon 488 genomic DNA:
TCCAATTTCGCTGCCGACATTTGGGATGCCAGGGTGCGGCGGCGGATGAGGTCGTAGAGTTTTTGGTCGTACTCGTTGGAGGTGACGATTTCGCGGGTGATGTCGGTCGGGCGGATGGCCTCGTGGGCTTCTTGGGCGGAGGCGGATTTGGTTTTGAATTTGCGGACGGTGGAATAATCTGGGCCGTACAGCCGCTTGATAAAGTCGGTGGCGCTGGCGATAGCCTGCCCGCTCAAATTGACCGAGTCGGTACGCATGTAGGTGATTTTACCGTCTTGGTAGAGCCGCTGGGCCGAGGCCATGGTGGCTTTGGAGCTGAAGCCAAGCTTGGCGTTGGCCTCCTGCTGCAGAGTCGAGGTCGTGAACGGCGCGGCTGGGTTGCGAGTGCCGGGCGTCTTGGAGATGTCGCTGACGGTGAATGTGGCTGGCTTGAGACTGTTCAAGAATTCGTGGGCGGCTGCTTCGGAATCAAATTTCTGGTTGAGCTCGGCTTTGAATTCTTGGTTATCATGGATGAATATGGCGGTCACCTTGAACTGTGAGCTGCCCTCGAACTTCATAATTTCTCGTTCGCGTTCGACTAACAGACGTACTGCCGGGCTCTGGACGCGGCCGGCTGACTTGCCGCCCGGTACTTTTTGCCAGACCACGGGGCTGAGCTCAAAACCAACCAGCCGGTCGAGGATTTGCCGGGCTTGCTGTGCCTGCACCAGGTTCATGTCGACGGTGCGCGGGTTCTGGATGGCGGTGGTGATAGCGTCCTTGGTGATCTCGTGAAAGACGATGCGCCTGGTCGTCTCAATCGGCAAATCCAGCACTTTACAGAGATGCCAAGCGATGGCCTCCCCTTCGCGGTCTTCATCGGTGGCCAGCCAGACATTGTCTTTGCCGACGGCCTTGACGTTTTTCTTTAGCTCGGTGATGACTTTCTTTTTCTCGGGATCGACTTCGTAGACAGCAAAAAAATCATTCGCCACATCAATTGGTGGCGTGCCGTCCTTGGTTTTTTTGACGATTGAGCGGATATGTCCCACGCTTGATAAGACATGAAAATCCTTGCCCAAGTACTTTTCAATGGTTTTCGCTTTAGCTGGCGACTCGACGATGACGAGATTTTTCATAACTTTATATTATATCAAATCACCTCGCAACCACAACCGCCGAGGGTGTTTGGGCGCGAGAGCCTCTTATTGCTGTCGGCGTATTTCTTCCTTGACTTGCTTACTGAGTTTGGCGGCACGTATCATATATTGAGCGGCTGCTAGGCTGGCAAATGGTAAGTATACTTTAGATACTCCGTCACCGAGGCTACGGAGTATCTTTGCTGTTTTCTCGTGGCCAAACGACCTTGCTGAACCGCTGAGTATGTATAGTGATGTTGCGGTCGATACGAGGGCGCTACTGATACGGCCGGCCTGTGTTGGTCGGAGCGGTTTGGCCTGGTCGGGGAGTTGGCGGTGCTTTTGTTCCGCTATGAGCGTGGCTATTGCTTTGGTCGCCTCGAGGCTGGTCATAGATGCAACGACAGTCTTTGAGGCGAGGCCGTCTTCTACTATCTTTAGGAGTGCAGTGGCGGCGACCACTTTATCTCTGATGGGGTCAAGCTTGATGCCAAGTTTTGATTGCTGATGGAGGCGTCTCGCTAGTGCTCCATCAGCCTTGTCTGACAGTTCGCCAACGACCAAGGCGGCGATACCCTTAACGGTGTCAGCGTTTTGGATGCCGTATATGCTGCATAGTCCACCTACTATGGTAACGAGATTGGGTAGCGTGAGTATGTCGTCTGATACCTCTGGGTCGATAGGGGTGTCTGGATTATGGCACGTTTCAATGGTTGTATTGGGCCTTGATAATTCTCTATTCATTGAGACTAGCATAGCATCGTGGCAGAAGCGCCACAAGCATAGACGCATTGTTGACACTAGTACTAGTTAAGGGTCCAATTATTCGCCCCAAGCGGTTTGACTACGCCGTTGATCTCTAGCATGGTTAGCGCCGTGGCGAAGTCGGCTGGGGTGAGGCCGGATTGTTGTTGTAGTTGGTCGCCGTCTCTCAGGCCGGCCCGGAGCAAGCCAATGATAGTGTTTTCGGCTGGGGTTTCACCGAGGGGGACGATGGTTTGGTCGGTGACGGGTTGAGTGGCTGACGGGGCGATAGCGTCGAGGATGTCCGTAGCGGTGGTGGCGACGAGGGCGCCTTGTTTGAGTAGCGCGTTGCAGCCGGCAGACAGCGGACTGGTGATATTGCCTGGCACGGCAAAGACATCGCGGCCTTGGGACAAGGCGTGGGCGGCGGTGTTCAGCGTGCCGCTGCGTTCGGCGGCCTCGGTGATGATGACGGCGTCAGCCAAGCCGGAGACCAAGCGGTTGCGCTCTAGAAAGCTCCAGCGATTGACGATTTTACCGTCGCCTTTTTTCCACTCGGATAGAATAGCGCCGCCGTTTTCGATGATGTTCATAGCTAATTTGTAATTGGTTTGCGGCGAGATGTCAGGTAGTTCATTGGGAATGACACCGATGACTGTGCCGCCAGCCTCGAGGGCGGCTTTCTGGGCAATGCCGTCGATGCCGAGCGCCAAGCCACTGACGATGATACAGCCGGCTGTTGCCAGGTCGCCCGCCAGCTGCTCAGTCACCTCCCGGCCGTACGCCGAGGGTTTGCGTGAGCCAACGATTGCCACGACCGGTGCGCCGCTATCTGGCAAATTTCCCATGAAACACAAGCTTTTCGGTGGATTAGCAATACTTGCCAACCTCTGGGTAAAATTATGCTCATCTGGATGGATTCTATTGATTTCCATGACTTTTGTGATAAAAAGTATTGACATGTTGTCAAATGCTTGCTATAATCAGGAGCGATTGGTTAGTTAAAGCGCTAATCAAAAGCACCTTATACCCCCTATTCTAACTAATATGTTAGGTTGCGCGCAATGGCATTAAGTATTCTTACCCTCCACTTTTTGCGATTCAACGTTACGCGCATACTAACCCCTTTAACTGCCCTTTTTTGAAGGCGACCTCTGTTAAGGTGAGCACTGGATGGTGTTGATATTATAATCAGGCGCGGACTTTTGGAGTTTTAGTCACGACGCTTCACTGAGACGGTAGCTCGGGTGGGTTGAAGGGTAACAAAGCGCCAGGTGATGCCCACCCTTACCTGGCGCTTTTTTAGTTGGGTTTTTGATGTGATCTTGCACCGTGTAAGTGAAGATTGGGCGTGAATTAGTGTGAGGTGACCTGCCGGAAAGCGAGACGTTAGATGAATATGCGTGAGCATAATATTGACTTTTTGTCTCTAAAATAGTATAGTGAAGGCATATGACGCAGATAATTGAGCACGATACCTTAGTCAAGTTAAGCCAAGAGCGCCCGTTGGTGTTTCGAGCCCAAGCGGCCGCCGTCTTGGTACGTGTGCCGCGGCGATTTCGACGAGACGCGCGGGTGCTGAATCGTAGCAAGCGCACAATGCACGACATGTTGACGGCATGGCGGGACGAATGGTTGCCGAGGCTAGAGACAATTGCTTCGGCACATAACGCGACAATGTTGCAACAAGCCTTACGGGAGGATTTGCTGGCTGAGACGTCGTCGCAGCAACGGCTGATCGCCATGATGATACCGGTGCGGCTCGAGGAGGAGCGACTGGCCTTTGCGGGGTCACAGTTTACGTCAAAGCGAGAGAAAAAGCCGTATCAGCGAACGCTAGCGTTTGCCCGGCAGCCAATTGAGGTCTGTCGGCAGCAGGTTGAAGATTTTATGCGGTACGAACTGTACCGGGCGGTGCTCTCTGAGGTCGGTGTGACTGTGGTGGACAAGCAGGCCTGGGGGCTGGTACGATGCTGGCAGCGGCTGCGGGCCGGTCGTCAGGTCAAGAAACTACGGCGCGAGGTAACGCGGCGGTTGGCGGCAATTGAGCGAGAAATGGCGGCGATTGAACAGGAGCGCGGTGGCTTGGCGGCGCGGCTGTTCGGGCTGAATATTGATTATGTGACGGTGTTGGCAGCGCGACAGGAGTACGAAAAGGCGCTGGGCCGGCTGAGTAAAAAAGCGGCCGAGAGCCCGGCCAAGCGGCTGGCACTATACGAGAAAAAGACCGAAGCGATTCGCGAGGAATACCTCGATACGGTGCCGGGCGTGGCGAATTTGTCAGAAGCGCAGCGGGCGGTCAAGGAAATTGATTCGGTGCTGCTCGCGATTTTTGACCTAGACGCGACCGCGCGCAACGAACTGATGAGCGCGTTTAAGCGCTACCGGGCGCTGACGCGTGAGCGCGACATGCTACGGGCAAAGCTTGAGGTGTAGTTTGTAAGAGAGTATCGGGTCCCGTATGTTTGCTATTTTTGGGTGGCTGCTGCCCGGCGGTCGGCTAGGCTTGGCTCGTCGTTTTGGTCTTGGTTGGGTCGGGCTGCGTATCACCAGCTGCCATGCAGGCCTGGCACACTCCTTCGAGTTCAAAGTGGTGGCGCTCGACACGGAAGTGATGGCGCCGGCCGATCAAGGTGATGAGCCGCTCTAGCTCTGGTGTCTCCAGCGGTTCGGCGTTATGACAGCGCGTACAGTAGAGGTGGTGGTGATGCTTGATAAATGGCTCGGCGAGCTCATAACGGACTTTCCAACCGATGTGGATGGTGTTAATGACGTGGAGCTCGTGAAAGGTTTCGAGAATGCGATAGATGCTGGTGCGGTTAGTGTTCGGGCAACGCTTGGCGATTTCGGCGATGGTCAGTGGTACGTCGATAGATTCGAGTGCCGTAAAGACTTCGCAGCGTGATTTGGTCAGGCGAAGGTCGGCTTGGCGAAAGATGTCGCGTAAGGTATCCATGTCGCAATTGTAGCACTTATTGCGACAAAATTGCAATAAGCTACACAATACGCCATACTGATGAGTTATGGATAAATGTATTAAACGAGTGCTGAGCTTGCCGCAGCTCACACCTTCTGAGGAAGTTAATGCGGCATTTACCAAATTAGTTGAGACAGTGGTGGCGCACGGTGAGGAGCCGCTACTGTGCGACGAGGATATTCGCCGTCAGGTGCAGCAGCGCTGCGCGGTAGCCGAAGGAAAACTGGAGCAGTACTGGTCGAGGCGTATCACGAAGGCGGATAACCCGTGGGCAAAGCTGGAAGCGTTTCCGTATCATGAGAATTATAAAGAGTTGACGCGGCGTGAGATTGGACTACTGGGGCGAGCTGGGCTGTGGCTGTGTGACTCCTCGGAGGTTGCGATGATCGGTAGCGGGCCGTTGCCGCTGACGGGCTGGTGGTTGCATCAATTAACGGGAGCGCAGATTACCCATATTGATGCATCGAACGAGGCGATTGAGTTATCACGCGGCCTTGCCACGGCACTTAATTGGCCGGGTAAATTTGTGACTGGTCTGGGTCAGTCGGTAGCGTTGGATGAGGGGCGGTATGATGCGATATATGTGGCGGGGCTGGCTGGCGAAACGCTGGCGGAAAAGCAAGCAATTGTTGATCATGTACGACCAGCGCTCAAACCAGATGGGCGACTGATCGCGCGCGGGGCGTACGGGGCGCGCACCCTGCTCTATCCAGGATTTGATGCTCACGCTTTTGAGGGTGTGCGGCTGATGGAGGAATATCATCCGACCGATGAGGTGATTAATTCAGTCTTTGTGTATAAGCCCGTGCAGTAACGAAGTGTAGCACTAATTGATACATTGTCGCAATAATAACGAGTAGCTAAACACCGAGGAATTCGTATGGATTGGCTGGTTCGGTGGTTGGGGTGATGGTGGGGTTAGTGAGCACATAGACAGCTCGGCCGCCGGATAGCTCACGTTTAACCTGGCCGCGCACTTGTAGCCACTGGTTGTTGCGGTAACGCTCGGCGTCTGGGGATTTAACGAGGATATTGATCGGGGTGCTGTCGACGGCGCAGCAGCTGATAACGAAGCGCGAGAGCTCGAAATAGCGGTTGTCGTAAAAGCCACTCGGGTCGCGCGCCACGAAGCCAGTGACGTCGATGGTTACGCTGTCAAAAAAGCTGTCATTCGGGCAGTCATCAAACGCGTTACGCCAGCGGTTCATGGAAACGGGCTTGCCGTCAAGCGGCTCTGGTTTTTCGCAGCGGCCGGTCGTGCTGGTTGGCCCGGACGTGGCGCGGTTGGCGGCGCTGGACGAGGACAGTGGGCGCGGCGGCAGGACGATGGCCAGAGCGAGGATGCCGGCGGTGATGATTGAAAGTAGAGAGATTTTACGCCGCGGCTTTTCTGGGTGCTTCGTGGTTGTCGCGCCAGCGGAGGCTCGTCGCTTCCCTGCTGGGTTATGGCGTAGCTGCAAGATGATATCGAGGATTAGTAACATACCGCCAGTCATGGCCGCCACGACGGCGAGCAGATGGTAGCGCGGATGAATGTAAAAGCCGAGCTGGCCGCGGACGGCGATGAGGATGATGTAGCCACAGGCGAGTAGCCCACCGCCAGCGCGTAACAATGAGCCGAACTTAGCGTGCATATAGATTGACTCCGATCCCTATCGCGAGTGACAGACTGAAAATAATGAGCATAACCAGCAGGATAAATCGCGGGCGGAAGGTGCTTCTCATGAGGAGAATGAGCTTGATGTCGATCATCGGGCCAGTTAGCAGAAAGGCGAGAACGGAGCCATTGGTAAAGATACGGGCGTAGGCCAACGCAAAAAACGCATCGACGCTGGAGCAGATAGAGACGACAAAGCCGAGGCCGATCATGGCGATGACCGACAGGATGATGTCGCCGCCGACGGCGTTGATGATGGAGCGCGGGACGAAGACTTGGGTGGCGGCAGCGATCATGGCGCCGAGGACGAGCATGGTGGTGAGTTGCCAAAATTCGTTGCGAGAATCAGCGAGAATGTGGCGAAAGGTCGTTGGGTGACGGTCGGTGCAGGAGGCAGCAAATGACGGCTGGAGGACGTGTCTGGGGTGAATGAAGCTGACGATCAAAGCGGTCAGCTGGACGATCAGAAAGCCAAAGCCGATGCGCCACCAGACCATGCGTGGTTCAAAACTAAAGGCGGTCATGGTGGCGATGATGGTGATCGGATTGAGGATCGGCGCGGCGAGGAGAAAGCTGATGACGTCGGCGGGTTTGAGGCCGTGCGCTAGGAGGCTGCGGGCGACTGGCACATTGCCGCACTCGCAGACTGGCAGCGCAATGCCGACGAGCGAGAGGAGAATGCGGCGGATGAGCGTGTGTTTGGGTAGGATTTTCAGCAATCGGTCTGGCGGTAGGAAGCGGCGGATGAGAGCGGAAACAATGATGCCGATGATGAGAAACGGTGTGGCCTCAACGATGACGCTGCAGGTTAGTGTCAGGAAATCCTGTGCCAATGGCGCCAACGTCTCGGCCCATGTGTGCGGCGGATGAGCAATCAGCCAGAGGTCGATTTGTAAACCATACTGCATCACAACGATGCCAAACAGGCCGACGATAGTCCATCGGATTGCATCGCTGTGGTTTTTGAACCAGGCGCCAGCGTGCTGATATAT
This region includes:
- a CDS encoding permease, producing MPSLQTIYQHAGAWFKNHSDAIRWTIVGLFGIVVMQYGLQIDLWLIAHPPHTWAETLAPLAQDFLTLTCSVIVEATPFLIIGIIVSALIRRFLPPDRLLKILPKHTLIRRILLSLVGIALPVCECGNVPVARSLLAHGLKPADVISFLLAAPILNPITIIATMTAFSFEPRMVWWRIGFGFLIVQLTALIVSFIHPRHVLQPSFAASCTDRHPTTFRHILADSRNEFWQLTTMLVLGAMIAAATQVFVPRSIINAVGGDIILSVIAMIGLGFVVSICSSVDAFFALAYARIFTNGSVLAFLLTGPMIDIKLILLMRSTFRPRFILLVMLIIFSLSLAIGIGVNLYAR
- the dprA gene encoding DNA-protecting protein DprA; amino-acid sequence: MEINRIHPDEHNFTQRLASIANPPKSLCFMGNLPDSGAPVVAIVGSRKPSAYGREVTEQLAGDLATAGCIIVSGLALGIDGIAQKAALEAGGTVIGVIPNELPDISPQTNYKLAMNIIENGGAILSEWKKGDGKIVNRWSFLERNRLVSGLADAVIITEAAERSGTLNTAAHALSQGRDVFAVPGNITSPLSAGCNALLKQGALVATTATDILDAIAPSATQPVTDQTIVPLGETPAENTIIGLLRAGLRDGDQLQQQSGLTPADFATALTMLEINGVVKPLGANNWTLN
- a CDS encoding TIGR03943 family protein, which translates into the protein MHAKFGSLLRAGGGLLACGYIILIAVRGQLGFYIHPRYHLLAVVAAMTGGMLLILDIILQLRHNPAGKRRASAGATTTKHPEKPRRKISLLSIITAGILALAIVLPPRPLSSSSAANRATSGPTSTTGRCEKPEPLDGKPVSMNRWRNAFDDCPNDSFFDSVTIDVTGFVARDPSGFYDNRYFELSRFVISCCAVDSTPINILVKSPDAERYRNNQWLQVRGQVKRELSGGRAVYVLTNPTITPTTEPANPYEFLGV
- a CDS encoding methyltransferase domain-containing protein, translated to MDKCIKRVLSLPQLTPSEEVNAAFTKLVETVVAHGEEPLLCDEDIRRQVQQRCAVAEGKLEQYWSRRITKADNPWAKLEAFPYHENYKELTRREIGLLGRAGLWLCDSSEVAMIGSGPLPLTGWWLHQLTGAQITHIDASNEAIELSRGLATALNWPGKFVTGLGQSVALDEGRYDAIYVAGLAGETLAEKQAIVDHVRPALKPDGRLIARGAYGARTLLYPGFDAHAFEGVRLMEEYHPTDEVINSVFVYKPVQ